A window of Primulina huaijiensis isolate GDHJ02 chromosome 9, ASM1229523v2, whole genome shotgun sequence contains these coding sequences:
- the LOC140984685 gene encoding uncharacterized protein, producing MSNELRRRFEDAVDAADIYSHLQELYDVQTRPLWNTPVKEPMNIHIRDGSLVHEYDVRMIGLIEKLVGLDLVIPNELSTDILLLSLTTSFDGFVMNFNKNKIEASLEKFVNMLTTYEATINKVKHVFFTAHHLG from the coding sequence ATGTCAAACGAACTGCGGAGGCGGTTTGAGGATGCTGTAGATGCTGCTGACATTTATAGTCACCTGCAAGAGTTGTATGATGTACAAACACGTCCATTATGGAACACCCCTGTCAAAGAGCCCATGAACATTCATATAAGAGATGGGTCCTTGGTTCATGAGTATGATGTAAGGATGATTGGTCTTATCGAAAAGCTAGTGGGGTTGGACCTTGTCATCCCAAATGAGTTGTCCACGGACATACTACTGTTGTCACTTACAACCTCGTTTGATGGGTTTGTAATGAACTTCAATAAGAATAAGATAGAGGCTAGTCTTGAAAAGTTTGTTAATATGCTTACGACATATGAAGCCACCATAAATAAAGTAAAGCATGTTTTCTTTACGGCTCATCATCTGGGATGA